CCATCTTGTTTAGGGATTTGCAAATCTAAAGTTTTGTTTTTAACGCTTTCTAGTTTTTGCGCGAATTGATCCAAATTCTGTTGCAAACCTTTCAACATCTCTTGATTTTTTTGGTTTTTTCTTAAACGTTGCTGTTCTTTTAAACGCCTTTGTTCTTCTTGTTCATTTTTTTGCTCGTCTTTTTGGGCGTTTTTGTCTGTCTTTTCTTGAAAATCATTGAGTGAAGAAAAAATATCTTCAAGGCTTTCTTCAGGCTCTTCTTTGGGTTCTTCTTTAGGCTCTAAAAAATCGCCCTGTTTTTCCGTTACTTTTTCAATTTTTTCATTCTTTTTCTCGCTTGGCAGATCTTCTAAATTCAAGTCAATGGTTTGTTCGTCCTTTTTATTTAAATCTAAAAGAATTTTCTCCGCTTCTTTATTGTGCCTTTCTAGCAACAAGCCATATAATAACAAAGCATAGAGCAAGAACGCTAAAAAGCCAGAAACAACAAAGATCGCACTCTTACTCATGCAAATTAGCCCTATTCTTTAAGGACTTGTGATTAAAGAAACTTTTAAAAAACCCGCTTCTTTAATCGTTTTTAACAAATAAATCACTTTGTCATAAGTCAATCGCTTGTCCGCACGGATACTAACCCTAGTGTCTTTATCGTATTTCTTAGAAAGCAAGTTAAAAGTATCCGGGAAAGAGTTGTATTCATAGGTTTGACTATCTATATAGATTTTTGCGTCTTTATCCATGCGGATCTCTATCATTTTATCTTGAGTGGCTCTAGCAGTTTTTGAACCAGAAGGCAAAGC
This is a stretch of genomic DNA from Helicobacter pylori. It encodes these proteins:
- a CDS encoding TonB C-terminal domain-containing protein encodes the protein MSKSAIFVVSGFLAFLLYALLLYGLLLERHNKEAEKILLDLNKKDEQTIDLNLEDLPSEKKNEKIEKVTEKQGDFLEPKEEPKEEPEESLEDIFSSLNDFQEKTDKNAQKDEQKNEQEEQRRLKEQQRLRKNQKNQEMLKGLQQNLDQFAQKLESVKNKTLDLQIPKQDGVDEKAYQEWYAQIYQILYKGWKGVFYHKASVSALIMITKDGEFDYTILSYSDFKDYNKSVMTLLNDLKKVDFPPYPGGNMISIQVNFTTKEEQ
- a CDS encoding ExbD/TolR family protein, with the protein product MNYDNYWDEDKPELNITPLVDVMLVLLAILMVTTPTLTYKEEIALPSGSKTARATQDKMIEIRMDKDAKIYIDSQTYEYNSFPDTFNLLSKKYDKDTRVSIRADKRLTYDKVIYLLKTIKEAGFLKVSLITSP